In Streptomyces nodosus, one DNA window encodes the following:
- a CDS encoding sacsin N-terminal ATP-binding-like domain-containing protein, with product MAGVDRAEQLRRFGRSVLEGARSEQVRRLARQVNAVSYTSAREYAGRSLFELLQNGYDAHPRGRCDGRVHVLLDEEEGEWGTLYVANGGAPFTWRNVERVCELAQSSKAVGEGIGNKGVGFRSVLLISEAPEIFSADPDGPSGSELDGYCFRFARRGDVEAFLGDEPNAHEVAAEFPPLQVPLPLGEVPAICRELAAEGHVTVVRLPLLNEAARAEVRLRLRELAEAKAPVMLFLDRLASLTLERRATGGEGAELWELTRSEERFAMAGAAGAQFPVSFATVDLGPSGTFLVARGSVEKERLNSALDEAVSFGLLDDTWQRWTSSAAVEIAVPLPAVRRPRRGQIYTFLPMGADLTAPFPGHVNAPFFTKIDRTGLPSEHPLNTLLFDAVAETCLAAAAMLRAVPQAELGRLAVDLVSWESGKGSAGLLRAAARRVHGSDLDDVPLVPVLAADDAEREAAWASPRSAILWPDPELTVLTAHRAHAAGVVVADPAVGGERLHRLAATCKSLARPLEPDRETLAGHVERMVATLPRPTSHPARSSPAAPRPRSAPRPDAVLDQWSELYEDLTVLFQDDGHVLRGRKLLLAEDGTLRHANHPAARAGSPRKVSGRGARREAFFQPVRADMNLAEAPSVPALLGKRLFSLHPGLVWNDHSKRGRRLPARTFLEDAGLVRPFDMRGLLDHVRQALGASTDHRLRQQTLRFVFRLWQPRRSLGGTTVSSLGLYVPSVDGRLIKASDGVFGKGWGRGSVGEDLATVVAAGQDVSKSLKVIAEHLIAAPDEFVKRGDTADEWRAFLTESGVADGLVPVSSPDAQTWADGQELTTRRLVRMAKVGLTVREQWEPHIDRPWSNASYPRTSYRGSPAYQLPGQDVVERLGHSARLAYARLVLHGLVHWEDMYFTSTWTSAGSRSTDRERALTPLAAFVREQPWLPVRGRDRAVRFVRPADVWHCPPGLEEEPAYAPTVDHRVRHLLEWDKARDRLREMRMPTWDDPRDSARALAALGLLASEGALGAEDRPAAQRANERAWKHLVQQPRPALPSDTTLLVESGEQLIGMPLSALDDGRTVLYISDQRDGLTALLVREMACPLLVVPGVAAKAAGLLAPGRPETVRHTDDVTFTVTVDGQQVDPITMGEPLVDQLPWLALAVGVLADHLARGPRASEAELNELTSAVKSMRLHRYRSWKIELDGQPVTLPARLGGVLPLPDPKHPLLLAPESEPSWHETTRMVEATAELLKRREFGIRLRLATHVLAARHANLTDPGQDELADALEVTVHQIEETSRRIDGAIGVVVERCRPFLVHLLGATTADTLLVPPPADTRELQAGLEKHAAQLSLAASEFIAQARAARSTDELRHALGVGFAELNDTLRSMAPPMEPISHAEEHQEALHTYLDLHRKDLVNRLRWAALKDFDARRPMPHWPLLTTLKWISVPAAWSYTVDTADTERLERHVEEELTRELGRPAPRAGERLPALDQVRSTNLRTITDLAADLAILVKAARHPRPPALAGAEPATEVMARLEAAGALDFRPLAADDVVAWLAVLGQWPAGMPPTTDLDRHRLTEFDLDRVRDAAEYARREQECQRRSISVGGRAFDVHDGDFTTLTRELQRVLENGAIPGVAAGPLRFTDPQTLTGARRASSAGRPRGGRCGGSADSGLTTAQREAIGYLGEWYAYHWLCAHYPDSMDATSWVSTNRRKAFPGPPGDDGLGYDFRIGSGRRPYMYEVKATQGDGGRFELGESEVRAAQQHAGNDRWRLLMVTHALAPGRMDIHMLPNPFGKRGRGRYREEGGALRFSYRL from the coding sequence ATGGCAGGTGTCGACCGTGCGGAGCAGCTACGCAGGTTCGGGCGATCCGTATTGGAGGGGGCGCGGTCGGAGCAGGTTCGGCGCCTGGCACGGCAGGTGAATGCCGTGTCCTACACGAGCGCGCGGGAGTACGCCGGGCGTTCGCTCTTCGAGCTGCTGCAGAACGGCTATGACGCACACCCAAGGGGCCGTTGCGACGGCCGGGTGCATGTGCTGCTGGATGAGGAAGAGGGCGAGTGGGGGACGTTGTACGTCGCCAATGGCGGCGCGCCCTTTACGTGGAGGAACGTCGAGAGGGTCTGCGAGCTGGCGCAGAGCTCCAAGGCGGTTGGGGAGGGGATCGGGAACAAGGGCGTCGGGTTCCGAAGCGTCCTGCTGATCAGCGAGGCGCCCGAGATCTTTAGCGCGGATCCTGATGGCCCCAGCGGTTCTGAACTGGACGGCTATTGCTTCCGGTTCGCGCGCAGGGGCGATGTGGAGGCGTTCTTGGGCGATGAACCGAACGCCCACGAGGTGGCCGCTGAGTTTCCGCCGCTTCAGGTGCCCTTGCCGCTGGGCGAGGTACCGGCGATCTGTCGGGAGCTCGCCGCCGAGGGGCATGTGACTGTTGTGCGACTGCCTCTGCTGAATGAGGCGGCCCGGGCCGAGGTCCGGCTGCGGCTTCGCGAGCTCGCGGAGGCGAAGGCGCCCGTGATGCTGTTCCTCGACCGACTCGCGAGCCTGACGCTGGAGCGACGGGCCACCGGTGGCGAGGGCGCGGAGCTGTGGGAACTGACCCGTTCCGAGGAGCGGTTCGCCATGGCGGGCGCGGCGGGAGCGCAGTTTCCCGTCTCCTTCGCGACCGTGGATCTGGGGCCGTCTGGAACGTTTCTCGTGGCCCGGGGCAGCGTGGAGAAGGAGCGCCTGAACAGCGCGCTCGACGAGGCCGTGAGCTTCGGACTCCTCGACGACACCTGGCAGCGGTGGACTTCGTCCGCCGCAGTGGAGATTGCCGTTCCGCTGCCCGCCGTGCGCCGGCCGCGACGGGGGCAGATCTATACCTTCTTGCCGATGGGCGCGGATCTGACGGCGCCGTTCCCCGGTCATGTGAACGCTCCGTTCTTCACCAAGATCGACCGCACCGGCCTGCCCTCTGAACACCCGCTCAACACTCTGCTGTTCGACGCCGTCGCCGAGACCTGCCTTGCGGCTGCGGCGATGTTGCGCGCTGTGCCGCAGGCCGAATTGGGGCGGCTGGCCGTGGATCTCGTGAGCTGGGAGAGCGGCAAAGGCTCAGCCGGGCTGCTGCGCGCGGCAGCCCGGCGAGTACACGGCAGCGATCTCGACGACGTGCCACTCGTTCCTGTTCTCGCCGCCGATGACGCCGAGCGGGAGGCGGCCTGGGCATCACCCCGGAGTGCGATCCTCTGGCCTGACCCCGAGCTGACCGTCCTCACAGCGCACCGCGCCCACGCGGCAGGAGTCGTGGTGGCGGACCCGGCCGTGGGCGGCGAGCGCCTGCATCGGCTGGCGGCTACGTGCAAATCCCTCGCGCGCCCACTGGAGCCGGACCGGGAGACACTCGCCGGGCATGTGGAGCGGATGGTCGCAACCCTCCCCCGTCCGACCTCCCACCCCGCTCGTTCATCCCCTGCCGCACCCCGTCCCCGTTCCGCGCCCCGTCCCGACGCGGTCCTCGACCAGTGGAGCGAGCTGTACGAGGATCTGACCGTGCTCTTCCAAGACGACGGGCACGTCCTGCGCGGCAGGAAGTTGCTGCTTGCGGAGGACGGAACGCTGCGCCACGCCAACCACCCTGCGGCCAGGGCAGGTTCACCGCGCAAGGTGAGTGGTCGGGGAGCCCGGCGCGAGGCATTCTTCCAACCGGTGCGCGCGGACATGAACCTCGCAGAGGCACCCTCCGTCCCTGCCCTGCTCGGCAAGCGGCTCTTCTCCCTGCATCCCGGGCTGGTCTGGAACGACCACAGCAAGCGTGGGCGGAGGCTACCGGCCCGCACGTTCCTCGAGGACGCGGGGCTTGTCCGGCCGTTCGACATGAGGGGCCTGCTGGACCACGTCCGGCAGGCGCTCGGTGCGAGCACCGACCACCGGCTCCGGCAGCAGACCCTGCGGTTCGTCTTCCGGCTGTGGCAGCCGCGGCGCTCGTTGGGCGGCACGACTGTCTCGTCGCTGGGGCTGTACGTACCGTCCGTGGACGGCAGGCTGATCAAGGCGAGCGACGGTGTGTTCGGCAAGGGCTGGGGCCGTGGCTCCGTCGGCGAGGACCTGGCAACGGTGGTCGCTGCTGGGCAGGATGTGTCAAAGAGTCTCAAGGTGATCGCTGAACACCTCATCGCCGCGCCGGATGAGTTCGTGAAGCGGGGCGATACCGCGGACGAGTGGCGGGCATTCCTGACGGAGTCAGGGGTGGCCGACGGACTCGTGCCAGTTTCCTCCCCGGATGCCCAAACGTGGGCGGACGGCCAGGAGCTCACCACCCGGCGGTTGGTCCGCATGGCCAAGGTGGGCTTAACGGTGCGGGAGCAGTGGGAACCGCATATCGACCGCCCTTGGTCCAATGCTTCCTACCCTCGGACGTCCTACCGAGGTTCCCCCGCCTATCAGCTTCCCGGTCAGGACGTCGTCGAACGGCTCGGCCACAGTGCCCGGCTGGCCTACGCGCGCCTGGTTCTGCATGGCCTGGTGCACTGGGAAGACATGTATTTCACCAGCACCTGGACGAGTGCGGGGAGCCGAAGCACGGACAGGGAACGGGCGCTGACCCCTCTCGCCGCCTTCGTTCGGGAGCAGCCATGGCTTCCGGTGCGGGGGCGTGACCGCGCCGTCAGATTCGTACGGCCGGCCGACGTGTGGCACTGCCCGCCCGGGCTGGAGGAGGAGCCCGCCTATGCGCCAACCGTCGACCACCGAGTGCGCCATCTGCTAGAGTGGGACAAGGCCCGTGACCGGCTGCGTGAGATGAGGATGCCGACCTGGGACGACCCCCGCGACAGCGCTCGCGCCCTTGCCGCGCTGGGTCTGCTCGCGTCGGAGGGCGCGCTGGGGGCCGAGGACCGGCCTGCCGCGCAACGCGCCAACGAACGCGCCTGGAAGCACCTGGTACAGCAGCCACGCCCGGCACTGCCCAGCGACACGACTCTGCTCGTCGAGTCCGGGGAACAGCTCATCGGCATGCCGTTGTCCGCCCTGGACGACGGGCGGACCGTGCTCTACATCAGTGACCAGCGCGATGGCCTGACCGCGCTGCTGGTACGCGAAATGGCGTGCCCCTTGCTCGTCGTTCCCGGTGTCGCGGCGAAGGCTGCCGGACTGCTGGCACCTGGCCGTCCCGAGACTGTCCGTCACACCGACGACGTGACGTTCACCGTGACCGTGGACGGCCAGCAGGTAGACCCCATCACCATGGGAGAGCCACTGGTCGATCAACTGCCCTGGCTCGCCCTGGCGGTGGGTGTCCTCGCCGATCACCTGGCCCGCGGCCCCCGGGCGAGTGAGGCGGAACTGAACGAGCTGACCTCTGCGGTGAAGAGCATGCGCCTGCACCGCTACCGCTCGTGGAAAATCGAGCTGGACGGCCAGCCCGTGACCTTGCCGGCCCGTCTCGGCGGAGTGCTGCCGCTGCCGGATCCGAAGCACCCCCTTCTCCTCGCCCCGGAGTCCGAACCGAGCTGGCACGAGACGACCCGCATGGTGGAGGCAACGGCCGAGTTATTGAAAAGGCGGGAGTTCGGCATCCGGCTCCGCCTGGCCACCCACGTCCTCGCCGCCCGCCATGCCAACCTGACCGACCCCGGACAGGACGAGCTCGCCGATGCCCTGGAAGTCACCGTCCACCAGATCGAGGAGACGAGCCGGCGCATCGACGGGGCCATCGGCGTGGTTGTGGAGCGCTGCCGCCCCTTCCTCGTCCACCTGCTCGGCGCGACGACAGCTGACACTCTGCTCGTGCCGCCACCGGCCGACACGCGGGAGCTCCAGGCCGGCCTGGAGAAGCATGCCGCTCAACTCTCGCTTGCAGCCTCGGAGTTCATAGCCCAAGCCCGTGCGGCCCGCAGCACGGACGAGCTGCGGCACGCTCTGGGCGTCGGCTTCGCCGAGCTGAACGACACTCTGCGTTCCATGGCACCGCCCATGGAACCGATCAGCCACGCGGAGGAGCACCAGGAGGCGCTCCACACCTACCTGGACCTCCACAGGAAGGATCTCGTGAACCGGCTGCGCTGGGCGGCACTGAAAGATTTCGACGCCCGGCGCCCGATGCCCCACTGGCCGTTGCTGACGACCCTAAAGTGGATCAGCGTACCTGCGGCGTGGTCCTACACCGTGGATACGGCCGACACCGAGCGCCTGGAGAGGCACGTCGAGGAGGAGCTGACACGAGAGCTGGGCCGCCCGGCACCCCGCGCAGGTGAACGCCTACCCGCCCTCGACCAGGTCCGCAGCACGAACCTCCGTACGATCACCGACCTGGCCGCCGACCTCGCGATCCTGGTCAAGGCCGCCCGGCACCCACGGCCACCAGCACTGGCCGGCGCCGAGCCCGCCACCGAGGTCATGGCACGACTGGAAGCGGCGGGCGCCCTGGACTTCCGCCCGCTGGCTGCCGACGATGTCGTCGCCTGGCTGGCCGTCCTCGGTCAGTGGCCCGCCGGGATGCCTCCCACAACGGATCTCGACCGGCACAGGTTGACCGAGTTCGACCTGGACCGGGTACGCGACGCCGCCGAATACGCCCGCCGCGAACAGGAGTGTCAACGGCGGTCGATCTCCGTCGGCGGCCGAGCCTTCGACGTGCATGACGGCGACTTCACCACCCTGACCCGCGAACTCCAGCGCGTCCTCGAAAACGGAGCCATACCGGGAGTCGCCGCCGGGCCGCTCCGCTTCACCGATCCCCAGACACTGACCGGCGCCCGGCGGGCATCCTCTGCCGGTCGTCCGCGCGGCGGGCGATGCGGCGGCAGCGCGGACAGCGGACTAACCACGGCTCAGCGGGAAGCCATCGGGTACCTAGGTGAGTGGTATGCCTACCACTGGCTGTGCGCGCACTACCCCGACAGCATGGACGCGACCAGCTGGGTGTCGACGAACCGCCGCAAGGCTTTCCCCGGCCCGCCCGGCGACGACGGCCTCGGCTACGACTTCCGGATCGGCTCCGGTCGGCGGCCCTACATGTACGAAGTAAAGGCGACCCAGGGCGACGGCGGGCGCTTCGAGCTGGGAGAAAGCGAGGTACGCGCGGCACAGCAACACGCGGGCAACGACCGCTGGCGCCTCCTCATGGTCACCCACGCCCTTGCTCCGGGCCGGATGGACATCCACATGCTCCCCAACCCCTTCGGAAAACGCGGACGCGGACGCTACCGGGAGGAAGGCGGCGCGCTGCGCTTCTCGTACCGGCTTTGA
- a CDS encoding ATP-dependent nuclease, whose translation MSQDKPKAGMYLRQLGVKNFRSCYDLEIDFQPGITLLVGENNCGKSNVIEALRLATTPLNRRSTRWFDEVDLSHGREGQEAQFRAMYDGLTAAQRAHYIAALDVGSNQAAYTTTYKRDEVRQQMRPTVTVGPVDGPDAEPDKRDQIAHVYLAPLRDAQRELDSSDGNRLLRIIRYLTEEDEQEAFRAQANDSFTQLKEHPVLTSTTKEIQGHLRELTDSVRGQTVEVTFAEYELHRLARSLRVKMAEAGIPPADLTESGLGYANLLFIATVILELRNAQHMELTLFLVEEPEAHLHPQLQAVLLDYLQEQAEASLKDDTQGPAGRIQVIASTHSPNLASSVGIENVVALRTRVDQETVQNGQGQDKDVLRRKTQALPLAKIELSEAERRKINQYLDATRAGLLFARRVILVEGIAEAVLLPVLARHCVFGGEDQAKQRRDFHGVTIINVGSVDFAPYITLLLSQVNGCRLLDKLTVITDGDPDIPKEKKTEEGESEDGQGEVQEPAAAAPTGNDPEADAETDEDEPDDDDDDTAVNNRKDRLTVHAESIGAKDHLHVAEAPHTLEADLLTPEANEPVLKAAFLKQKTRSKKKWQEILDNERGRAWGFYLKLRKHKKFIGKGEFAHDVALAIENGKTFEAPQYLADAIRGVLADTSGEAR comes from the coding sequence GTGAGCCAGGACAAGCCGAAAGCCGGAATGTACCTGCGGCAGCTCGGTGTCAAGAACTTCCGGTCGTGCTACGACCTCGAAATCGATTTTCAACCCGGCATCACGCTGCTCGTTGGCGAGAATAATTGCGGTAAGTCCAACGTGATCGAAGCGCTGAGGCTGGCCACGACTCCCTTGAACCGTCGCTCGACGCGTTGGTTCGATGAGGTCGACCTGTCCCACGGACGCGAAGGCCAGGAGGCTCAGTTCCGTGCGATGTACGACGGACTGACGGCAGCCCAGCGGGCCCACTACATCGCCGCGCTCGACGTGGGATCAAACCAGGCCGCCTACACGACGACGTACAAGCGGGATGAGGTCCGGCAGCAAATGCGTCCGACCGTGACTGTGGGTCCGGTGGATGGGCCAGACGCTGAACCCGACAAGCGCGACCAGATCGCGCACGTCTACCTGGCACCGCTGCGGGATGCGCAGCGCGAGCTGGACTCCTCGGACGGGAATCGGCTGCTGAGGATCATCCGCTACCTCACCGAGGAAGACGAACAGGAAGCGTTTCGCGCGCAGGCCAACGACTCGTTCACGCAGCTCAAGGAACATCCCGTCCTGACCTCCACGACCAAGGAGATACAGGGCCACCTGCGCGAGCTGACCGACTCCGTCCGCGGACAGACGGTCGAGGTCACCTTCGCCGAGTACGAACTGCATCGCCTGGCGCGCAGCTTGCGAGTGAAGATGGCCGAGGCCGGCATCCCGCCGGCCGACCTCACCGAGTCGGGTCTGGGCTACGCCAACTTGCTGTTCATCGCGACCGTCATCTTGGAACTGCGCAATGCCCAGCACATGGAGCTGACGCTTTTCCTCGTCGAGGAGCCCGAGGCCCACCTCCACCCGCAGCTTCAGGCAGTCCTGTTGGACTACCTGCAGGAACAGGCCGAGGCTTCCCTCAAGGACGACACGCAGGGCCCGGCCGGCCGCATCCAGGTCATCGCCAGCACACACTCGCCCAACCTGGCCAGCAGCGTCGGAATCGAGAACGTCGTCGCGCTGCGCACACGGGTGGACCAGGAGACTGTCCAGAACGGCCAGGGCCAGGACAAGGACGTGCTGCGCCGGAAGACCCAGGCACTCCCGCTGGCCAAGATCGAGCTTTCTGAGGCCGAGCGGCGGAAGATCAACCAGTACCTGGACGCCACCCGGGCCGGCTTGCTCTTCGCCCGTAGGGTCATCCTCGTCGAAGGGATCGCCGAGGCCGTCCTGCTGCCGGTGCTCGCCCGTCACTGCGTCTTCGGCGGCGAGGACCAGGCCAAGCAGCGCCGGGACTTCCACGGTGTCACGATCATCAACGTCGGCAGCGTCGACTTCGCCCCCTACATCACGCTGCTGCTGTCGCAGGTCAACGGGTGCCGGCTCCTGGACAAACTGACCGTCATCACCGACGGCGACCCGGACATCCCCAAGGAGAAGAAGACCGAGGAGGGGGAGAGCGAGGACGGCCAGGGCGAGGTCCAGGAACCGGCAGCCGCTGCCCCGACCGGGAACGATCCTGAAGCGGACGCTGAAACCGACGAGGACGAGCCGGACGACGACGATGACGACACCGCGGTGAACAACCGCAAGGACCGGCTGACAGTCCACGCCGAGTCGATCGGGGCCAAGGACCACCTGCACGTGGCCGAGGCTCCCCACACCCTGGAAGCCGACCTCCTGACGCCCGAGGCCAACGAGCCCGTACTCAAAGCCGCCTTCCTGAAGCAGAAGACGCGCTCCAAGAAGAAGTGGCAGGAGATCCTCGACAATGAACGGGGGCGGGCTTGGGGGTTCTACCTCAAACTCCGCAAGCACAAGAAGTTCATCGGCAAGGGAGAGTTCGCGCACGACGTGGCCTTGGCGATCGAGAACGGGAAGACCTTCGAAGCCCCGCAGTACCTCGCCGACGCCATCCGCGGCGTCCTGGCGGACACCTCGGGTGAGGCACGTTGA